The following proteins are co-located in the Neisseria sp. Marseille-Q6792 genome:
- a CDS encoding heavy-metal-associated domain-containing protein, with protein METLILDIGGMSCGGCVKSVTRILESVKGVASVEVSLENKSATVGYDPAQTAAEALIEAVEDGGYDAALK; from the coding sequence ATGGAAACCCTTATTCTCGACATCGGCGGCATGAGCTGCGGCGGCTGCGTCAAAAGCGTTACCCGGATACTGGAAAGCGTCAAAGGCGTGGCAAGCGTCGAAGTCAGCCTTGAAAACAAAAGTGCGACCGTTGGATACGATCCTGCTCAAACCGCAGCGGAAGCACTAATTGAAGCCGTTGAAGACGGCGGCTATGATGCCGCGTTGAAATAA